The following proteins come from a genomic window of Companilactobacillus pabuli:
- a CDS encoding NADPH-dependent FMN reductase → MNKFIAIVGSNSQKSTNRELLKYMKRHFQDYAEIELVEIKDLPIFKKSADKYVPQLAKDIAKKIEDADGVIIATPEYDHSVTAVLSSALAWLSYGIHPFVDKPVMITGASYGSLGSSRAQAQLRQILDSPELKARIMPSSEFLLAHSLQAFDDEGNLKDKDVVKELDGLFQDFLQFVNISKQLNNAEDATKQKAATFSWDKD, encoded by the coding sequence ATGAATAAATTTATCGCTATTGTGGGATCAAATTCCCAAAAATCAACCAACCGTGAATTATTGAAGTATATGAAGAGACATTTCCAAGATTACGCTGAAATTGAATTAGTTGAAATCAAGGATTTGCCAATCTTTAAGAAGAGTGCAGATAAGTATGTGCCACAATTGGCCAAAGACATCGCTAAGAAAATTGAGGATGCTGACGGTGTCATTATTGCTACTCCTGAATACGATCACTCTGTAACGGCTGTTTTGTCGAGTGCCTTAGCTTGGCTATCATATGGAATCCATCCATTTGTCGACAAGCCCGTTATGATTACCGGTGCTTCTTATGGATCTCTTGGGTCATCACGTGCCCAAGCTCAATTACGTCAAATCCTTGATTCGCCAGAATTAAAAGCTAGAATTATGCCTAGTTCAGAGTTCCTTTTGGCACATTCATTACAAGCCTTTGATGATGAGGGCAATTTGAAGGATAAAGATGTTGTTAAAGAATTAGACGGTCTCTTCCAAGACTTTCTTCAATTCGTTAATATTTCAAAACAATTGAATAATGCAGAAGACGCTACAAAGCAAAAAGCTGCTACATTCTCATGGGACAAAGACTAG